TTAATTTTGGTAATTTAGGTAACTTTTTAAAGCTACAAAGTTTAGTTTTGTTATTAGGCGTGGATTGACAAAATTGTAtgcatgttaaattttaattaactatgtTGATAAGCCGAAAGTTTCATCGTAAAGAttgataacattaaaaaaaaaaaaaaaaaaaaaacccaatcAATATTCATCCATTCAAAAAATACACTTTCTAATACAAAACAAACTTATATAGAGTCTATAATTGAATAAccatatacaaatattttatattaggtGGCATAATCTATTTTTCCATTGGGTTTAACTTTGTATTCAATTATATCCTTTCAATAagaaaatttgtgaaattttgcttaacaaaagaagaattacAGCAATGCTCCTTAACAATTAAAGCAtcaaattgtaaatattttattttctcactgTTATAAATCGTTTTAATTCCCCGATCACTAGCAGAAAAtgtgaatttatattttgaagcaTGACAAAGGTATTACATGCACCAACATTCAATCATGGATAGTTAATAGTTATATGTGATAAAGTTGTTAGCATTTTACATAAACTATCtctaaaatcatttaaaataattttcgaTCGATTATTATGTCCCCcgaaaaacaaattatacagATAAACTCATAAGCACTCTATAGGGTTTCTATAAAATGACAATATTTTCCATTAGTAAATTAATCATTCAACCTAAACTGTTTGTACACCAGTTTTCCCTTCCCTCTTCGTATGTGTAACCAACCATTAACCAATGTTAGAATATATGCAGCAAAATGAGGGAACTGTTCACTGTCTTCTGATACATCAATAAATTGAACAACAAACCAGCGAATGCTGGATTCCCAATACTGAAATAATATTTCCAAATGCGATGCATTTCAGCAGTAGCCTGTGTAAGAAAGTAATCACAAAGTGGGGAAAGAAAATCATCTCCAAAAGTAAAAAGCTTTTGGTTCCCAATGAACAGAATTTATATAGGAAAATAATGTTATTCCCTTATGATAATTTCAGTTTGTCCAAACCGCAGTAATTTCTTAGATAAGGCTAACACCATATAGACCTGTCAGAACATTcacatttcaaataaaaacaccCGGTGTTATATAACTGGCACATCCGGTTCTAATAGAAAAcactaattttgaaattatcacAAGCCTTGGGGAGGAACTGAAGTGTAATTTTACCCAAATATATCCCAcaaatttgttttcatatttgttcgtgatttatattactaaaataatatctgACTTGTCCACACAAATAAAATACTATAGTCTTGATAtgcaattgaaaagaaaaaaaaaatccccaaTACCAGGAGTAAAAGAGAAACAGAGAGCAATAAGGTTATATAAACGTACCACAAGGAGCTGGTATGGTACTTNTCATTCTTTGGTATCTTCCACATTCTGAAGTTGGTGAAAAGAATATAACAATGACGATTGCATATTAGCTATTTCTACGAGTGTCTCTAGTGCTGCAAAGAAATTCAATTGACAGAATGTGATTATCTCTTGGATGACAAGTATAGCACAGACAGATGACTAAAATCACATTTGCAAAGATAGTGGAATTAAGATCTTTAGTCCTGTTATTCACCTTTCTCAAATGATAGCTGGGAGGCTCGAAGCTTTGGCGAAATTAAAACTCCAAAAACTGATAAGGACTTGGATCTCTCCTTTTCAATCTATAAAAAACACTAACAAGATTTGTACAGTAGCTCAATTGACAGTTCAGGAACTACTGCTatgaaaattctaaaatttattcaCCGTATTTCATGATAGCAACTACATTAGAGATCAAATTCAATTCTACTTGTAATGCTTAATATATGTTAATGAGAGGATGTTTAACGTTTTTAGAATACTTACGTCAGCATTATCTGCTGCAAGTCCTGACAAATTCTTAGTCATGATTACCTCAGCAGTTCGTACAccaaacatataacaaaatgagaatcaaataacacattaaataaaagaacCGTTATTTGATGCATTGGGAGAGGGAAAACATACCGGAAGATTTCACACTACTACTATCTTGTGGCTGGACATTCTCGTCTTCTAACTCGTTAGTACTCTCTTCTTCGGAGGATACCCATTTACGCAACATGAAGCATGGTTGTGTACCTGTTGAGAGGTGttcttatattaaaacaaaGGTTCCATCTAAATTAATAAGAAACATGTTATAGAAAGGcttcataaaaatgaaaatgaaagcaCGGTAGAATCAAGCAGTCGCAACTAGCAATCATCTCCTTTAGCATAAAATTTTTACCATCATGGTTGGTTATCTTCAATGTTGTGGCAGCTAAATGGAATTTCAGGTCCAATAAAGAACTATTAATACGAGCAGCACCCATGGAATGCCGAGCACTTGCCAAGTCAAACCATCCCTGCTAACATATTAAAAATGGTTACAAGGTTCAACTATAGTTACTAGCTGATAGGTcagaaaattaaattcaaagcTATTGGTAAACCAGAAATTTATACATATCCAAAGATGTCATCCATTTCTTGTATTGAATGCGTTTCACTTTTACCTGTCGAAGTGTGGAGGACACTGTATCAAAGAGAGATAAGTAGTTATGCACTGAATCCATAAATTGTAATACTAGTTTCTCTTCAGCTCCAGGTATTTGGTACCGATGCTGCAACTGTTGATCTTCTCCATCTGGTTTCTGGGTCTGTAGTTCTTCACTACTTTCAGAATATTGATGCTCTTCTTCCATGAAACTTAATCGGGATTATGAATTAGGTGATTTGGCTATCTACTTCCCAACAATATTCTTCTGCTAAACCTTTACAAATGATCCTTCCGATCCAATGAATTTGCAATTTTATGTTCTTCTATTATTTGTCCTGTAGAGTTTCTTTTAATCCTTTTTCTGCATCAGAAAACTACAGAGGATTTAATCTGATCTGCTAAATTTGTAAGAACTATTCTTAAACAATGATTTTACAAGTAGTCTTGAATGTACTACCAAGGACATACAAAAGATCACCCCTAAATGCATGCTACTTGTCGATGAGATTAATGAATAATTGTATATAAGGAGATATTAGAGTGACACTAGATGggaaaaagatgataaaaagtTAGTTAAGGTGATCTAGTCTTTGAGCAAAACAGACCACTGTAAACACCAATTGAGATAGTAAATTGCATTGTTTCTAACTGGGTAAAAAAGGATAGAAGGACCAGACCAGTGGTATCCATATCAGAAcatcaaaaaccccaaaaatcCTTTATGAAGtggaaaagaagaataatatattagGAAGTCAGCTGGcacttaacaaaaataatttgaaaaaagaaaaagacttgCAGTGGCAACGGCAGTAACGGGATGCAGGAGTGGTAGTGATTGGAAGCAGCTAGCTGCGGTGAACAATGACTCGACAGTGGGACTGAAGGAGAGGCGTGGGTAGTATATTACAATATTAGgctaaagtataatatatttgttgggGGCCAGGTATGGCCCAATTCTTATGCAAATAGGAAATTATTGAAAAGGGTTATATCATGGATGATATCCTTGAAAATTTGGTCATTGAACTCAATAGAGTTGAATGATCCATGTAACCAGATAAGGTTATGGTATGGCACAGATCTACTTATACTCTGCCTATCTTCTGCAGGCTTAACTCTAAATTTGCTACTTTGTGAATTCAACATTAACATTAAATCATCCTTAATTTTAACCATTGGTATTTGTTCTAGTTATGTCACGCAAATATTAACTAAGGCCTTGCTTGGattgaaaagagagagaaaatttgaACTTACAATGCAGATTTTTCTATCATGATGTACAGATGCTATACAATATCACTTATGTTTCAAACTGAATCAACaacttagattttttttaaaaaggcaCATCATATTATGCAGTTTTTATGCTAGCATATTGTCtagtatatttaaaagaaaacacaagGTTATGCCtcaaagattaaaaatgaaCAGTTTCCTTCAAATATTAAGTTGCAGTCAGAATACAAGGTCAATTCTTCGTTAATACTGgaaaaacaacttaaaatagACCATCGTCAAAATTTTGGAGTCAAACTTATTCATCAGCGTTATAATGTTTCTAATTCTTAGTAAATGGATATATTACAAAGATTATCATGCTGGACAAAGACTATGACTAAACCTGATCTTTGCCACAACATTAAAACTAAAGTTCTCCATCTCAAGCGCTAATGTATACCAtgactatatataatataaaattaaatgcattACAAGACCACCATGGGTAtgttatctaaaataattacaggtttgcatttatgtttaaaatgtttaatttcaatATGGTATGACTAGTCCACAAAGCATGCCGCAACTGCAGAATGTAACCAACATTCAGTTTAGAAACGCTGAAAGCAAACTCAAACTCTATTACGACACTAGATTTATAAATGAGTATAAAGGCATTCAAGAGAGAACTTGATGCTGCTATGCATAGGAAATAAAAGCAAACACAGCAATAGTTTAAGACACCAATCTTAACCATTAACAATGAAGATTATCCCGAGAACACTGTACAATTTGTAATTTCTAAGCTTTCCTCTTTAGCGTGACCAGGGTCCGTAAGtccttaaatatatttagtaatttataaaaaatcgCGAGTAAACTCGTGAAATTGGACGAGTTTTCGTTCCACGCCCCGAAGCTAGTTAACTCGCACCTATAATCGCTTTTGAGTAGGTTCGTGTGAAGTCGAGAAAACTCGCTCAAGCTCGTGTAAAATCGCCGAGATAAGAGTCCATTCAGCGAACTCAGTCGAACAGcagaaaagaaagtaaaaagaaaacaagagcAACGAATTTGTTTGTTTCTAGAGACTATTTATGCAGAACGCACCTGAGTAATTGTTCACTGGTTCTCTCTTGCAAGTTTCTGTCGGTTTTTGGGTGTTGATGTTGCGTTCTCCTATGGCACCCACAGATCTGTGTTCGTGTCTTTCTCAGGTTCCTTCGGGTTGTTCTGGACGACAATCAGCCACCACACGGGTTCTTTGAACTTGAGACCCACAGATTCTGTTTTGGTTAGGAAGAAAATTGATGTGCAGGAGAATTTGAGAAATCCTCGCTGTGTTATTAGAACGCTTAGGATTTATGTGCATAATACATTTTCGAAACAGGTGAAAGTGGAACCTGGGAAGATTGATGTGGAGGAGCTTTCTTGGGTTCTCAGAATAACCGGAAAGGTGTTGGAAGGGGGTGCAGCtgtgtaaaataaaaatggatatatttataattaaaaaatttttgaagaaatttggGGAGCTGCAGGGAGTAGTGGTGGAGGTAGAGGGAGCGACACCCCTCTTTTGCTAGTTTGGTTCATTGGGCCTTGTTTTAAGCCCAACAACTTTTCTTGTGGTATTTCTTTTAGCATGACCATATTGACTGAAGGGTAAAATGGGATATTTGTGTTTAGACAGGTGCACGCAGAAAAATGGGATTGAATTAAGAAGTAGCCTAAGTTGTTCCAACTTGAATCCGAATTTCTCTTAGCCCGAAATCGAACCCACTATAGTACAAGCACAACGTTTCACAAAGTTCACGAAAATATTCTAAGGTACATGATGTCCTAAAAGAATATAATCAAGAATACCATTTCTAGATATATCTAAAAGCATGTTtagttcattttttatattttgaaaaatactttttaaatttaaaattattaaaaagaaaaagtaaaatgaaaattgtagTGAAGTTAGAAAATGACTTCTCAGGAATGCAACTCCCCCCCTTCTCctgaaaatataatatgaatagataaaaaagaataacctccataagaataaaatatatcttggaatattttttattattttttaacaaacgcaagaataatttttttttttgtttttctattctCAAAATTCTTCAAAAGTCTCGTGAAACAAATTTGCCTTCCgtcatattatttataaatgaaatatacaagcaaataaaattataatggtaataagttattttaaaatttgcatgTATATAATTCCACAAATacttcaaaattatcaaaatagttatttttaagaaaaaaatgtacaataaagataaaaacagatgACTAAAGATTGCAAGGACCGAAATCTgtcttaaattgaaaaataaaactaatatttatttatttttctcagtTATATTATCagaaatcataaattaaaaaaaaattcaaaatttggttaTGACCAAATCATGTACagctctttctttctttgctaCGTGTTGAAATTGTTACTAGacacatgtttaatttttaaatgaaggTACACTGATTCATCTCCAAACTTTTACGAGAAAAGAagattaatttttacttttggtCAAGGAAGAATCTTTGAAATTTATCGACAGAATATTGACCTAAATGCATTGAACCAAGTTCGGTGTTTTTTATCCAAGAACATTGTTCTTACTAATGtttcaaagaatatttttaacgAGTGTTTTATAAACATTGATAAAGtaattatgtaaataataaatacacaccaatatttttttaataaacatattaagaatattatttaGTAACATCCATCCATAAAGATGTGATGACGAAATTAAGCTTAAAAACTCTGCATTCATTGCATGTAGCAGCATCCTTCATCTTCATGAAGAAAAAGCAGCCCTAGTGGACTTAAAGGGGTCCCTAAATAAAGGCAATGCTTTGTACAATCTTATGacattattaaattatcaaaaaataaataaataaatattttttttttctcattacatTGATTTGGTGTAGAGTATTCgcgaatataaaattttaattaactatttttgttGAGCCATCTCTTTCTCAGGCTAAGTTTTTCATTCATAGTATTTGAACTCCATACctttatttaaagattaaattcaaaaaaaaaaaaatgttctcaaTGATTATTTTAAGTACATTAGTTAGGTACTTGAGCATGTTAAATTAAGAATCCATTCCAATAATCTAATCCCTGTTTTAGATTAAAGAAGCATATAATAATGATAAgcaaaattgttaaatttcttaGTATTAGTGACGTAGGgttgtatattataaatgaaagaGGGAAGGAAAATTGGTTGATTAGTATCGATGTGGTACTTGAGGATGGAAATTAGTGGGAGTAGAATAGAAAGTGAGGAAGGAACAGAGACAGAGACATAAATGAATTGTTCTCCATTTGGTGGGATATCGGCAATGGGCAGAAGAGGCCGAAAGGTTTTCCTAGTTGTTGACCTAACGCAGAAAAGGCCAAAGTCGAAGGTGGCCCGCACGTTATCGACGCAGAAACTTTgatttatgttattaaaaatgagggaataaaaaagaagagaaaaacaaagaagagagagagtagccaaaaagaaacaaatgggCAAATGGGGCATTGAATGCAGAGTGAGAAAGAGAGACgaaaaaagaggaaaaggaaaaggaagcaGAGGAAAGAAACAAGGAAGTAGTAAACAACACGGCAAATATGTTTGGaataatgtgtgtgtgtgtggcaCATGCTTATCCACCGCTTCTATGTTAGGACAACAGATACAGCCAAAGACTTAAATGCACAACGctattctctctcttttcttttttctttttttttttattattattattaaataaacatcatcttatttatatataaacaatgaTTTTACCTCTTTAGACATGTATCCATCTCAGCGTGTGTTGTTCCCACTCTTCTCCCCTAATGGAAATAAATCTTCTTTCTAAAATAGAATGAATATTTCTGAGCAGTAAAATAGCCAAAATGCTTACCTTTTCTTCTTTGAGGTGGAACACAAGTACTTTTTCTCTCCCCTACTCGCATCTTTGTCTACTATACTTTTCATACTTAAtgcttttctctcttttactcttTCAAATCTACTTACTCACATAATTGCCTAACCATTTCCCATTTCCCATTTCCTTCCTCTTTTATCACTAAACTATTTCCTCATTTTCTTAACTTactttcttaatatattttaaaatactaaaattaatattcatagTAATAaactcaacaacaaaacaattcaaattcaCTTCCACTatactttttcctttctcataaatcatgttaaaacattttttattagaagatcaaataaaataaaaaagtaaatgaatcAATCTTTTAGAAGCTAAAATTACATTGTTATTAGAAGTCGATTTGAGAGGCAATATGTAGTGGATTGTACAATTAATGTACCATTGCATATAAGGTGTGATGTCACACAAATGATTATTACCCGTAAACAAGGTATCTTAAATGAGTCGAGTGTGTCGatccttttaattaattatcaccTCTGGGGATACTCGGGCCAACATTTGTTTCATCTCCCTTTCATAT
The sequence above is drawn from the Vigna radiata var. radiata cultivar VC1973A chromosome 3, Vradiata_ver6, whole genome shotgun sequence genome and encodes:
- the LOC106756739 gene encoding coiled-coil domain-containing protein 115-like isoform X2, producing MEEEHQYSESSEELQTQKPDGEDQQLQHRYQIPGAEEKLVLQFMDSVHNYLSLFDTVSSTLRQGWFDLASARHSMGAARINSSLLDLKFHLAATTLKITNHDGTQPCFMLRKWVSSEEESTNELEDENVQPQDSSSVKSSADNADIEKERSKSLSVFGVLISPKLRASQLSFEKALETLVEIANMQSSLLYSFHQLQNVEDTKE
- the LOC106756739 gene encoding coiled-coil domain-containing protein 115-like isoform X1, whose product is MEEEHQYSESSEELQTQKPDGEDQQLQHRYQIPGAEEKLVLQFMDSVHNYLSLFDTVSSTLRQGWFDLASARHSMGAARINSSLLDLKFHLAATTLKITNHDGTQPCFMLRKWVSSEEESTNELEDENVQPQDSSSVKSSGLAADNADIEKERSKSLSVFGVLISPKLRASQLSFEKALETLVEIANMQSSLLYSFHQLQNVEDTKE
- the LOC106756739 gene encoding coiled-coil domain-containing protein 115-like isoform X3 is translated as MEEEHQYSESSEELQTQKPDGEDQQLQHRYQIPGAEEKLVLQFMDSVHNYLSLFDTVSSTLRQGWFDLASARHSMGAARINSSLLDLKFHLAATTLKITNHDGTQPCFMLRKWVSSEEESTNELEDENVQPQDSSSVKSSDNADIEKERSKSLSVFGVLISPKLRASQLSFEKALETLVEIANMQSSLLYSFHQLQNVEDTKE